A genomic segment from Streptomyces antibioticus encodes:
- a CDS encoding glycosyltransferase family protein, with product MDHQVKIGYSFWGFLGNGITDTPDGGRSHRRPLIDALLARGHEIVFLQANRDLLEAGDDLGNAYTFHGGSPDIDVLFLEWRWAINGRNTTPCGTEGHTCDLHRQAELVNRYTVRKKTPAVIWDKDRQLPLDSVLRRAPQTSVCEAALEPTPGAHRLLFPVDDQLLASADPVALAQKPRDLVLGYVGNQYDRDEHFDRFFAPAAARFDHLVGGKWTKNSRWPHVRFLGRLPFEAVHAVYGRSLATVLMLPERYAAVGQMTQRIFEAVLAGCLPLAPADILHADRFVPAELVVSSGSEVIERLNHFQRIAGTQQHADLVAACLDRLNLFRLSRQADVLEAVLAMTAGPVSAERGAA from the coding sequence GTGGATCACCAAGTGAAGATCGGATACAGCTTCTGGGGTTTCCTCGGCAACGGGATCACCGACACTCCGGACGGGGGACGCAGCCACCGCCGCCCACTGATCGACGCTCTCCTCGCCCGCGGCCACGAGATCGTCTTCCTGCAGGCCAACCGCGACCTGCTCGAGGCCGGCGATGACCTGGGGAACGCCTACACATTCCACGGCGGCAGCCCGGACATCGATGTCCTGTTCCTGGAGTGGCGCTGGGCGATCAACGGGCGCAACACCACCCCGTGCGGCACCGAGGGGCACACCTGCGACCTGCACCGCCAAGCCGAACTGGTCAACCGGTACACCGTGCGCAAGAAGACGCCCGCCGTGATCTGGGACAAGGACCGCCAGCTCCCGCTGGACAGCGTCTTGCGGCGCGCCCCTCAGACCAGCGTGTGCGAGGCCGCTCTCGAACCGACACCGGGCGCCCACCGCCTGCTCTTCCCGGTCGACGACCAGCTCCTCGCCTCGGCGGATCCGGTCGCCCTCGCCCAGAAGCCTCGGGACCTCGTCCTCGGGTACGTCGGCAACCAGTACGACCGCGACGAGCACTTCGACCGCTTCTTCGCGCCGGCCGCCGCCCGGTTCGACCACCTGGTCGGGGGCAAGTGGACCAAGAACAGCCGCTGGCCCCACGTCCGTTTCCTCGGCAGGCTCCCGTTCGAGGCGGTCCACGCCGTGTACGGCAGGTCCCTGGCGACGGTGCTCATGCTGCCGGAGCGGTACGCCGCCGTCGGGCAGATGACGCAGCGGATCTTCGAGGCCGTGCTCGCCGGCTGCCTCCCGCTCGCCCCTGCAGACATCCTTCACGCCGACCGCTTCGTGCCCGCGGAGCTGGTCGTCAGTTCCGGTAGCGAGGTGATCGAGCGGCTGAACCACTTCCAGCGAATCGCCGGCACCCAGCAGCACGCGGACCTGGTCGCGGCTTGCCTGGACCGCCTGAACCTGTTCCGCCTGAGTCGGCAGGCCGACGTGTTGGAAGCCGTCCTGGCCATGACCGCCGGCCCCGTCTCGGCGGAACGGGGAGCGGCATGA
- a CDS encoding carbamoyltransferase family protein, translating into MAATNRAPSVILGLCSFTHDSSAALLVDGELIGFVEEERLSQQKHTKDYPHHAVDWLLGEAGLTSADIDAVAYNFQPAHYLAESSTALRLALSPATRDRALPRARGFAKVALRTQLRTRALGRRFPSARVLPVLHHRAHQLAAFAASGWNESAVLVVDSLGERQTTTIARGHDALRPSVRTLQAINDPASLGYVYGAVTEHLGWRRGDEEGTVMALAALGDPERFRHLFARAVRTTPTGFVVDPGYFPPRVLTSGYPRTSRRFITETCPERHPSEPLQTVHRDLAAALQERTEQVMVHLARRAGMISGSRRLCVGGGVATNCVGIGRIIEEGIFDEVFVPPAPGDAGTAIGAAIAVHTGSRSRRPVSGVARACYLGPSFQNQALDLTPWPDLQQKTLGVETAEFLADQLAHGMIVGLFQGQVEAGPRALGNRSILASPLEPRVVERLNATVKFREPFRPFAPMVLAERAGEFFTLGQEAPYMSMASGVTDKARERVPAIVHANGTSRLQTVARSQNPFMHDVLSAFARRTGVPVLINTSLNVKGKPICGTPEMALDCLVNSGLDALLLEGRWITK; encoded by the coding sequence ATGGCGGCCACGAACCGCGCGCCCTCGGTCATCCTCGGCCTGTGCTCCTTCACGCACGACTCCTCCGCCGCCCTACTCGTGGACGGGGAGCTGATCGGCTTCGTCGAGGAGGAGCGGCTCTCTCAGCAGAAGCACACCAAGGACTATCCCCACCACGCTGTCGACTGGCTGCTGGGAGAGGCCGGGCTCACCTCCGCGGACATCGACGCGGTGGCCTACAACTTCCAGCCCGCCCACTACCTCGCCGAGTCGTCGACGGCCCTTCGCCTGGCGTTGTCGCCGGCGACGCGCGACCGGGCGCTGCCGAGGGCTCGCGGCTTCGCCAAGGTGGCACTGCGAACCCAACTGCGCACGCGCGCGCTCGGCCGGCGGTTCCCCTCCGCCCGCGTCCTCCCTGTCCTGCACCACCGGGCCCACCAGCTTGCGGCGTTCGCCGCTTCTGGGTGGAACGAGTCTGCCGTGCTCGTCGTCGACAGCCTTGGCGAGCGGCAGACCACGACAATCGCCCGCGGGCACGACGCGCTCCGCCCCTCCGTCCGCACCCTGCAGGCGATCAACGACCCCGCCTCGCTGGGCTACGTGTACGGCGCGGTCACGGAGCACCTCGGGTGGCGTCGCGGTGACGAGGAGGGCACCGTGATGGCACTCGCCGCCCTTGGCGACCCGGAGCGGTTCCGGCACCTGTTCGCCCGGGCTGTGCGCACCACGCCGACGGGGTTCGTGGTGGACCCCGGATACTTCCCGCCACGCGTACTGACCTCGGGCTACCCGCGGACCTCCCGACGTTTCATCACCGAGACGTGCCCCGAGCGTCACCCGAGCGAGCCGCTTCAAACCGTCCACCGGGATCTGGCCGCAGCCCTCCAGGAGCGTACCGAGCAGGTGATGGTGCACCTGGCCCGCCGGGCGGGAATGATCAGCGGATCGCGCCGTCTGTGTGTCGGCGGTGGAGTCGCCACGAACTGCGTGGGCATCGGCCGGATCATCGAGGAGGGCATCTTCGACGAGGTGTTCGTCCCGCCCGCCCCGGGCGACGCCGGCACCGCGATCGGAGCCGCCATCGCCGTACACACCGGCAGCCGCAGCCGGCGGCCCGTGTCCGGCGTCGCCCGGGCCTGCTACCTCGGACCGTCGTTCCAGAACCAGGCCCTCGACCTCACGCCGTGGCCCGATCTCCAGCAGAAGACGCTGGGCGTCGAGACTGCAGAGTTCCTCGCCGACCAGCTCGCCCATGGAATGATCGTCGGCCTCTTCCAGGGCCAGGTCGAGGCGGGCCCCCGCGCCCTGGGGAACCGTTCGATCCTCGCCTCCCCCCTGGAACCCAGGGTCGTCGAGCGGTTGAACGCCACCGTGAAGTTCCGGGAGCCGTTCCGCCCCTTCGCCCCCATGGTCCTGGCCGAACGTGCCGGGGAGTTCTTCACCCTCGGTCAGGAGGCCCCGTACATGTCGATGGCGTCCGGCGTGACCGACAAGGCGCGCGAACGCGTGCCGGCCATCGTGCACGCCAATGGAACATCCCGGCTGCAGACCGTCGCCCGGTCGCAGAACCCGTTCATGCACGACGTGCTGAGCGCCTTCGCCCGCCGCACCGGGGTACCCGTGCTGATCAACACCTCGCTCAACGTCAAGGGGAAGCCGATCTGCGGGACACCGGAGATGGCGCTGGACTGCCTGGTCAACTCCGGGCTGGATGCCCTGCTGCTGGAAGGCCGGTGGATCACCAAGTGA
- a CDS encoding tyrosine-type recombinase/integrase produces the protein MALSYNVRFWDIRERPDRRKPFMVRWTVSGLEKSESFMTFGLAESRRSKLMTAAREGEAFDEESGLPASELRALRQKRTWYDLAHEYLEQRWARTPGNTRRTLADAFATVTPALVRPGSVYPEPRVLRRALYSYAFNKKAWEQEPPEEWKKALDWVKRNSLPLGSLNEAVVMRRALDALCLKLDGKPAAAKTTRRKRSAFSEVLNMAVENGYFVDNPLAGIRWSAPSVEDEVDPASVPNPLQVARLLSAVGQQRGRGPHLEAFFGCMYFAAMRPAEVIHLRLEQCHLPETGWGLLNLTGGVVTAGKDWTDDGEVYEVHSLKRRAATATRPVPIPPQFVRVLRAHVERFGVAPDGRLFQNQAGNYVEAAAYGITWSRAREYVLTRTELAAGLAKRPYDLRHAGISFWLHSGVDPAECARRAGHSIHVLFKYYAKFLDGVQEQANRLIEQSMEEWDRVSKGVPPTP, from the coding sequence TTGGCGCTGAGTTACAACGTTCGCTTCTGGGACATACGTGAGCGCCCGGATCGGCGTAAGCCATTCATGGTGCGGTGGACGGTCAGCGGGCTCGAAAAGTCAGAGTCGTTCATGACCTTCGGCCTTGCCGAGAGCCGGCGTTCAAAGCTGATGACGGCAGCCCGCGAAGGCGAGGCATTTGACGAAGAGTCGGGGCTGCCGGCGTCGGAGCTGCGAGCGCTACGGCAGAAGAGGACATGGTACGACCTCGCACATGAGTACCTCGAGCAGCGGTGGGCTCGGACGCCTGGGAACACGCGTCGAACCCTTGCGGACGCGTTTGCCACCGTCACCCCAGCCTTGGTCCGTCCGGGATCCGTCTATCCGGAGCCGCGGGTGCTGCGGAGGGCGCTGTACTCCTACGCGTTCAACAAGAAGGCGTGGGAGCAGGAGCCGCCCGAGGAGTGGAAGAAGGCGCTCGATTGGGTCAAGAGGAATTCCCTGCCCCTTGGTTCCCTGAATGAGGCCGTCGTCATGCGTCGAGCGCTGGACGCACTGTGCCTCAAGCTGGATGGGAAGCCTGCTGCAGCCAAGACCACGCGTCGCAAGCGGTCGGCGTTCAGTGAAGTGCTCAACATGGCTGTGGAGAACGGCTACTTCGTCGACAACCCGCTTGCTGGGATCAGGTGGAGTGCTCCGTCGGTCGAGGATGAGGTCGACCCGGCTTCTGTGCCCAACCCGCTCCAGGTCGCTCGTTTGCTCTCGGCGGTGGGGCAACAGCGGGGCCGTGGCCCTCATCTCGAGGCGTTCTTCGGCTGTATGTACTTCGCGGCCATGCGGCCGGCCGAGGTGATTCACCTTCGTCTCGAGCAGTGCCACTTGCCTGAGACAGGATGGGGTTTGCTCAACCTGACGGGTGGCGTCGTCACGGCGGGCAAGGACTGGACGGACGACGGTGAGGTCTACGAAGTCCACTCGCTCAAGCGCCGTGCCGCGACGGCGACCCGACCTGTACCCATTCCGCCGCAGTTCGTCCGCGTCCTGCGTGCCCACGTCGAGCGCTTCGGTGTTGCCCCGGATGGGCGGCTGTTCCAGAACCAGGCGGGCAACTATGTGGAGGCGGCGGCGTACGGGATCACGTGGTCGAGGGCGCGGGAGTACGTTCTGACCCGCACTGAGCTCGCGGCCGGTCTGGCGAAGCGGCCCTATGACCTCCGGCATGCCGGGATCTCGTTCTGGCTCCACTCGGGTGTCGACCCTGCTGAGTGTGCTCGGCGGGCCGGTCACAGCATCCATGTCCTGTTCAAGTACTACGCCAAGTTCCTCGATGGCGTTCAGGAGCAGGCCAACCGTCTCATCGAGCAGTCCATGGAGGAGTGGGACCGGGTCAGCAAGGGCGTGCCACCCACCCCGTGA
- a CDS encoding ATP-binding protein, whose product MDGITSLGSVIDAPEQQTSLRLAANDRAPGRARSFTRNALTAWGAGDLLDQAVLIVSELTTNAERHGRTPDPSCVLPASADCEPVDEITLTLALQAGVVGIEVEDKSPQPPVPRIPSLYAISGRGLCLVSAMADVWTACPLKDGSGKRVIAFIKRAEPPVTP is encoded by the coding sequence ATGGACGGAATCACGAGCCTGGGTAGCGTAATTGACGCCCCCGAGCAACAGACGAGCCTGAGGCTGGCGGCCAACGACAGGGCGCCGGGCAGGGCCCGGTCCTTCACCCGCAACGCCCTGACGGCGTGGGGTGCCGGAGACCTCCTCGACCAAGCGGTACTGATCGTCAGCGAACTCACCACCAACGCCGAGCGGCACGGCCGGACTCCCGACCCCAGCTGCGTCCTGCCCGCTAGTGCGGACTGCGAGCCCGTCGATGAGATCACGCTGACGCTCGCTCTGCAGGCAGGCGTCGTGGGGATCGAGGTGGAGGACAAGTCCCCGCAGCCTCCGGTGCCGCGCATTCCCTCGCTCTACGCCATCAGCGGGCGCGGTCTGTGCCTCGTGTCGGCGATGGCCGACGTGTGGACGGCCTGCCCTCTGAAGGACGGCAGCGGAAAGCGGGTGATCGCCTTCATCAAGCGCGCGGAACCCCCCGTTACCCCCTGA
- a CDS encoding class I SAM-dependent methyltransferase produces MSGTNPFLDPGRQTELYGHASRLAGRSNALMRAKTSGRPVPDTIVGLVRNHHERPDGLGLVLDLGCGRGTSSLAFAQALGPRRVVGLDAAPALIEHARQRAQRLPGLPVSFMQGDFHRLPVPAGSSDIVVAAFCLYHSPRPQAVVAEIDRALAPGGLAVLVTKGLDSYREMDQLVAAAGLDRRAEQHESLYISVHSGNLADVVAVSLDVLVVEHEEHSFTFDGHDHLAEYLATNPKYNLAPGLYGNAGALAATLHEVLPDRPLTTKSLVTFVVAQARGGQQ; encoded by the coding sequence ATGAGCGGCACCAACCCCTTCCTGGACCCCGGGCGGCAGACGGAGTTGTACGGGCACGCCTCTCGACTGGCCGGCCGGTCCAATGCCCTGATGCGGGCGAAAACCTCCGGGAGGCCCGTACCGGACACGATCGTCGGGTTGGTGCGCAACCACCACGAGCGACCGGACGGTCTCGGCCTGGTACTGGACCTGGGCTGCGGTCGCGGCACGAGCAGCCTGGCCTTCGCCCAGGCACTCGGGCCCCGGCGCGTCGTCGGCCTCGACGCCGCGCCGGCCCTGATCGAGCACGCCCGCCAGCGCGCCCAGCGGCTACCCGGCCTCCCAGTGAGCTTTATGCAGGGGGATTTCCACCGTCTCCCCGTGCCGGCCGGGTCGTCCGACATCGTCGTCGCCGCCTTCTGCCTGTACCACTCACCGCGCCCGCAGGCGGTTGTCGCGGAGATCGACCGGGCGCTCGCTCCCGGCGGTCTGGCCGTACTCGTCACGAAGGGGCTCGACAGCTACCGAGAGATGGACCAGCTGGTCGCTGCCGCCGGCCTCGACCGGCGAGCCGAGCAGCACGAAAGCCTGTACATCTCGGTGCACAGCGGCAACCTCGCCGACGTAGTTGCTGTGTCGCTCGATGTGCTCGTCGTGGAGCACGAGGAGCACAGCTTCACCTTCGACGGCCATGACCACCTGGCCGAGTACCTGGCCACCAACCCGAAGTACAACCTGGCCCCCGGCTTGTACGGCAATGCGGGCGCCCTCGCGGCGACCCTGCACGAGGTTCTGCCGGACCGGCCTCTCACCACCAAGTCCCTCGTGACCTTCGTCGTGGCCCAGGCGCGGGGAGGACAGCAGTGA
- a CDS encoding helix-turn-helix transcriptional regulator, which translates to MARPPALKLAEVLAEIRMSPSAFYRMRARGNAPSMIKLPNGELRCRRSDLDAWWEACEKDSDTWR; encoded by the coding sequence ATGGCTCGCCCGCCTGCCTTGAAACTTGCGGAGGTCCTGGCGGAAATCCGCATGAGTCCGTCGGCGTTCTATCGGATGCGTGCTCGGGGGAACGCGCCCAGCATGATCAAACTGCCAAATGGTGAACTCAGGTGTCGTCGTTCCGATCTGGATGCCTGGTGGGAGGCTTGCGAGAAGGATTCTGACACTTGGCGCTGA
- a CDS encoding phosphotransferase, with protein sequence MRIRYFTKHYETPGSVASAARHHAWLAEHVRPLRLPGLSVVGPTSLTYERIDGRPARPEDLPSLAALLGDAHGAAWTSDLRPAALNTPHRFRDGTAFDDYIGPRETALRRRLEQGHLPDRAALQTMLGLLEKTAEGPTAFYKDSNPRNFIVTEAGGIYTVDTDDLTLAPMGYDLAKLIVTLSLTYGPLPAPAIDAALLAYNEAAERHATRLGTTDRERLDDFLALHSVLTAPYVGRNGYRYSWPRPYLRGSA encoded by the coding sequence GTGAGGATCCGCTATTTCACCAAGCACTACGAGACGCCTGGCTCGGTGGCCTCGGCAGCCCGCCACCACGCGTGGCTCGCCGAGCACGTACGGCCGTTGCGCCTGCCGGGTTTGTCGGTGGTCGGGCCGACCAGCCTGACGTACGAGCGGATCGACGGGCGCCCGGCCCGGCCCGAGGACCTGCCGTCCCTCGCCGCGCTGCTGGGCGACGCCCATGGAGCCGCCTGGACCAGCGACCTCCGACCGGCCGCGCTGAACACCCCACACCGATTCCGCGACGGCACCGCATTCGACGACTACATCGGTCCCCGCGAGACGGCCCTGCGGAGAAGACTCGAGCAGGGCCACCTGCCGGACCGGGCAGCCCTCCAGACGATGCTCGGGCTGCTGGAGAAGACCGCCGAGGGGCCAACTGCCTTCTACAAAGACAGCAATCCCCGGAACTTCATCGTCACCGAGGCCGGCGGCATCTACACCGTAGACACCGACGACCTCACGCTCGCCCCGATGGGTTACGACCTGGCGAAGCTGATCGTGACGCTGAGCCTGACATACGGGCCTCTCCCGGCCCCAGCCATCGACGCCGCCCTCCTCGCCTACAACGAGGCCGCCGAACGCCACGCCACCCGGCTCGGCACCACGGACCGGGAGCGACTCGACGACTTCCTCGCCCTGCACTCCGTACTGACCGCTCCTTACGTCGGGCGCAACGGCTACCGCTACAGCTGGCCCCGCCCCTACCTCCGAGGTTCCGCGTGA
- a CDS encoding Tat pathway signal protein, with protein MARERNVKLADAIAETGWSQPKVAAAFVRVAAEVGAQELLGTSRSHVAMWVAGTQPSGRAPSILCETLSRRLQRPVTAAEIGLSLTDMGAAAASEWHVDTLTALVDLGRSDVDLERRRLLVGAAYSVGGLTLPGQQWWDEAPQRAESRQAATSRRVGAAEVSAVREMTEFFSRRDQRHGGMDGRTALYQYLVDDVARYIGGVFTSDDTRRALLAAASEAVYVAGWMSFDASHHEAGRRYFTLALKLAAEADDAPLAGHILRAMAHQATDLGHPQTAVDLATASVERKRYTLATPRERALLGVVQARSLAADGQKRAAIAALLRAEDDLAAAGAGDEDPSRVWFFQRASLAHETARTLWTLGDLDGALREFNNSVLTRKADTFSRTHAVTLGYMGTLQARKGNVEAACMTWAQALDAMEGVQSGRVREAAVNMRRVLSPFRNRGISAAAEIDERAKAVLERVA; from the coding sequence ATGGCGCGCGAGCGAAACGTGAAGCTGGCCGACGCGATCGCGGAAACCGGCTGGTCGCAGCCGAAGGTGGCGGCTGCCTTCGTGAGGGTCGCGGCTGAGGTCGGCGCGCAGGAATTGCTGGGAACGAGCCGCTCGCACGTCGCCATGTGGGTGGCAGGAACCCAGCCCTCCGGTAGAGCGCCCTCTATCTTGTGCGAGACGTTGTCGCGTCGGCTTCAACGCCCCGTCACCGCAGCCGAAATCGGGCTCTCCTTAACGGACATGGGTGCGGCCGCGGCATCCGAGTGGCACGTCGATACGCTGACTGCGCTGGTAGACCTTGGGAGAAGCGACGTGGACCTCGAACGCCGCCGGCTGCTGGTCGGTGCCGCCTACTCGGTGGGCGGCCTGACCCTGCCTGGACAGCAGTGGTGGGACGAGGCTCCTCAGCGGGCGGAGTCCCGGCAGGCCGCGACGAGCCGCCGGGTTGGGGCCGCAGAGGTCAGCGCCGTACGTGAGATGACGGAGTTCTTCTCTCGGCGAGACCAGCGACACGGCGGCATGGACGGCCGCACGGCTCTCTACCAGTACCTTGTCGATGACGTTGCCAGATACATCGGCGGGGTGTTCACCAGCGACGATACTCGCCGCGCACTTCTCGCCGCTGCCTCAGAGGCGGTGTACGTCGCCGGCTGGATGAGCTTCGATGCTTCCCACCACGAGGCCGGGCGGCGCTACTTCACCCTGGCTCTCAAGCTCGCGGCCGAAGCCGACGACGCTCCGCTCGCCGGCCATATCCTGCGGGCGATGGCTCACCAGGCAACGGACCTCGGCCACCCGCAGACTGCTGTCGACCTCGCCACGGCCTCCGTCGAACGCAAGCGGTATACGTTGGCGACACCCCGCGAGAGGGCACTGCTCGGTGTGGTGCAAGCACGCAGCCTTGCCGCCGATGGGCAGAAACGGGCGGCGATCGCAGCACTCCTGCGGGCCGAGGATGACCTTGCTGCGGCGGGCGCCGGTGACGAGGATCCGAGTCGGGTGTGGTTCTTCCAGCGGGCATCCCTGGCCCACGAGACCGCGCGCACCCTGTGGACGCTCGGCGATCTCGACGGAGCGCTCCGAGAGTTCAACAACAGCGTGCTGACGCGGAAGGCCGACACCTTCAGCCGTACCCATGCGGTCACGTTGGGCTACATGGGCACGCTGCAGGCCCGCAAGGGCAACGTCGAGGCCGCGTGCATGACGTGGGCACAGGCGCTGGACGCGATGGAAGGCGTGCAGTCGGGCCGAGTGCGTGAGGCCGCCGTGAACATGCGAAGGGTGCTGTCCCCCTTCCGTAACCGGGGAATCAGCGCGGCGGCGGAGATCGACGAGCGCGCCAAGGCCGTACTCGAACGAGTAGCCTGA
- a CDS encoding topology modulation protein, whose protein sequence is MKKVAIVGCGGSGKSYLARELARILDAPVTHLDAAYYDDEWNELPTEKFTALQRELVAQPRWVIDGNYNSTLQIRLEACDTVVLMDVSTMAALYGILSRQIRHGAGHKGNGVHNRIHWGVIKYVATYRRKMRPRVMAKIEEFASGRADVVLLSNRRQTRRWLREVAAEHR, encoded by the coding sequence ATGAAGAAGGTCGCCATCGTCGGCTGCGGGGGCAGCGGCAAGTCGTACCTGGCACGCGAGCTGGCCAGGATCCTCGACGCCCCGGTCACCCACCTGGACGCCGCGTACTACGACGACGAGTGGAACGAGCTGCCGACGGAGAAGTTCACCGCCCTGCAGCGGGAGCTGGTCGCGCAGCCGAGGTGGGTGATCGACGGGAACTACAACTCGACCCTGCAGATCCGGCTCGAAGCCTGCGACACGGTGGTCCTGATGGACGTCTCGACCATGGCCGCGCTGTACGGGATCCTCTCCCGGCAGATCCGGCACGGGGCCGGGCACAAGGGCAACGGCGTGCACAACCGCATCCACTGGGGTGTGATCAAGTACGTGGCGACGTACCGCCGCAAGATGCGCCCGCGCGTGATGGCCAAGATCGAGGAGTTCGCCTCGGGCCGTGCCGACGTGGTGCTGCTGTCCAACCGGCGGCAGACGCGCCGCTGGCTGCGGGAGGTCGCCGCCGAGCACCGCTGA
- a CDS encoding HAD family hydrolase — protein sequence MPSRLTPLRVLLLDLDGVLVDTRPVMESAWHQVQKDHGLNVPFEMYERHLGRPFADIMDQLGLTDTEAIHQTYSQASTAASHLARQFDGVAEVLHAFASAEWRLGIVTSKPLNRAAPLLAQLGVPFATVRTPNGVGRGKPAPDPILLALIDLGADPADALYIGDMAVDQEAARRAGVPYVHAAWGYGAPARPAPVVAESPEDLLRLMDTGPLLKGSQA from the coding sequence ATGCCATCTCGGCTCACGCCCCTGCGCGTGCTTCTACTCGACCTGGACGGCGTGCTCGTCGACACCCGCCCCGTCATGGAGAGCGCCTGGCACCAGGTCCAGAAGGACCACGGCCTCAACGTGCCATTCGAGATGTACGAGCGTCACCTGGGCCGGCCCTTCGCCGACATCATGGACCAGCTCGGCCTCACAGACACCGAGGCGATTCACCAGACGTACTCCCAGGCGTCGACGGCCGCGTCCCATCTCGCCCGACAGTTCGACGGCGTCGCGGAAGTCCTGCACGCCTTCGCCTCTGCCGAGTGGCGGCTGGGGATCGTCACCTCGAAGCCGTTGAACCGCGCTGCCCCGCTCCTGGCCCAGCTCGGCGTTCCGTTCGCCACGGTGCGCACTCCGAACGGGGTGGGCCGGGGCAAACCCGCGCCGGACCCGATCCTGCTCGCCCTCATCGACCTCGGCGCCGACCCGGCCGATGCGCTGTACATCGGCGACATGGCGGTCGACCAGGAGGCCGCGCGCCGCGCCGGCGTCCCGTACGTGCACGCGGCCTGGGGCTACGGCGCCCCGGCCCGCCCGGCCCCCGTCGTGGCCGAATCCCCGGAGGACCTGCTGCGTCTCATGGACACCGGGCCGCTCCTCAAAGGGAGCCAGGCATGA
- a CDS encoding TrmO family methyltransferase domain-containing protein has product MSAKSIEVPVIADVVGGHKGRLDDFKGGVESIIRLRPEYPVETLQGIEEFSHLQVTWFFNFGSPDDVALHARSPRDNPAWPATGTFVHHNHRRPARLATSFPRLLRVDGRDLHVTDLDADEGTLVVDLVAVFEEFLPRGAVTQPAWPGEMLEDYWKDAAER; this is encoded by the coding sequence GTGTCCGCAAAGTCCATCGAGGTGCCGGTGATCGCCGACGTGGTCGGAGGCCACAAGGGGCGGCTTGACGACTTCAAGGGCGGTGTGGAGTCGATCATTCGCCTGCGCCCGGAGTACCCGGTGGAGACGCTGCAGGGGATCGAGGAGTTCTCCCACCTCCAGGTCACCTGGTTCTTCAACTTCGGCTCTCCCGACGATGTTGCTCTCCACGCCCGCAGTCCGCGCGACAATCCGGCGTGGCCGGCGACGGGCACCTTCGTGCACCACAACCACAGGCGCCCGGCCCGGCTTGCGACGTCGTTCCCGCGGCTGCTCCGCGTAGACGGGCGAGACCTGCACGTCACCGACCTCGACGCCGACGAGGGCACCCTGGTAGTGGACCTGGTGGCCGTGTTCGAGGAGTTCCTGCCGAGGGGCGCCGTCACGCAGCCCGCGTGGCCCGGGGAGATGCTGGAGGACTACTGGAAGGACGCCGCCGAACGCTGA
- a CDS encoding thymidylate synthase — protein MTHLTADSVAELFVGAVALAKSGERVSPRGMATREVLDVHMRLTQPRARLLSAPPVRVINPAFAVAETVWHLSGSDAPWIFDYNARLRQYADDGVLRGAYGPRMRNWSGRVDQLSRVVEILTEDPDSRRALIQLYDPAQDAAGHKDVPCTLGFRFYLRAGRLHMSTTMRGQDVWIGMPYDLFFYTVLHELVAGWLDAELGEFHHHVGSLHIYDDHLDQAEQLSSVTASSIMPDLTTPWRGFDSLLDQVVARDVTGHPGWDTMAATLHSYRLWKEGSRDQAWRVADKTDGPLGEALTAWYGELNHRARTSTTLESAGTR, from the coding sequence ATGACACACCTGACCGCCGACAGCGTCGCCGAACTCTTCGTCGGCGCTGTCGCCCTGGCCAAGAGCGGCGAGAGGGTCAGCCCGCGCGGCATGGCGACCCGTGAGGTCCTCGACGTCCATATGCGACTGACCCAGCCGCGGGCCCGCCTGCTGTCCGCGCCGCCGGTGCGCGTCATCAACCCCGCGTTCGCCGTGGCGGAGACGGTTTGGCACCTCTCCGGCTCGGACGCCCCGTGGATCTTCGACTACAACGCGCGTCTGCGACAGTACGCCGACGACGGTGTCCTGCGGGGTGCGTACGGACCGCGGATGCGGAACTGGTCGGGCAGAGTGGATCAGCTGAGCCGCGTCGTCGAGATCCTGACGGAGGACCCCGACTCCCGCCGGGCGCTGATCCAGCTCTACGACCCGGCCCAGGACGCCGCCGGGCACAAGGACGTGCCCTGCACGCTGGGCTTTCGCTTCTACCTGCGTGCCGGCCGCCTGCACATGTCGACCACGATGCGTGGTCAGGACGTGTGGATCGGCATGCCGTACGACCTGTTCTTCTACACCGTGCTGCACGAGCTGGTCGCGGGCTGGCTCGACGCTGAGCTGGGCGAGTTCCACCACCACGTGGGATCGCTGCACATCTACGACGACCACCTGGACCAAGCCGAGCAGCTGAGCTCGGTCACCGCGAGCTCGATCATGCCGGACCTCACCACTCCATGGCGGGGCTTCGACAGCCTCCTCGACCAGGTCGTGGCACGGGACGTGACCGGCCACCCGGGCTGGGACACGATGGCAGCCACACTCCACAGCTACCGCCTGTGGAAAGAGGGCTCCCGTGACCAGGCGTGGCGGGTCGCCGACAAGACCGACGGCCCGCTGGGCGAGGCGCTGACCGCCTGGTACGGCGAGCTGAACCACCGTGCCCGCACCTCCACCACGCTCGAGTCGGCGGGGACGCGGTGA